The DNA region TGGTTCATCACGCTGAACTCGCAGCTCCAGTCGGGTGACTACCCGCCCACCCAGCAGCACGGCGAGATCTTCACGGACCTGTCCACGAAGCTCGACCTGCAGCTCCGCGCGCTGGATCGCATCGAGGGCGACGACATCCGGAAGTTCAACGAGATGCTGCAGGGGCTCGGGATCCCGAGCGTGTACGTGAAGCCGAAGCCGCCGATCAGCTGAACCGATCGGCGGGAACCCGGGTCCTGGGCGGGGCGGTTCCCCCGGAAAGCACGGTCACAGCCACCCTTCCCACGCCACGCATGCAGCGCGCCTCGCTCCTCCTCCTCCGGATCTCGCTCGGCGGCCTGATGGTCTACTGGGGCATCGACAAGCTGATCAACGTCACCCATGGCATCACGGTGGCGCAGAAGTTCTACGGTGGCGCGGCCGTCGCGACCGTGCCGATGCAGGCGTTCGGCGCGCTGCAGGTGGTGCTTGGCGTGGCGGTGATCCTGGGCGTCGGACGTCGCGTTTCGTATCCCGCGCTGCTGCTGGTGACCGGCACCACCCTCCTGGCCGTCTGGAAGTCGATCGTCGACCCCTTCAAGCTGGTCGTCGAGGGTGGGAACCTGATCTTCTATCCGTCCCTGATCATCTTCGCCGCGGCCGTGGTGCTGCTGGCCTTCCGCGCTG from Gemmatimonadaceae bacterium includes:
- a CDS encoding DoxX family membrane protein, with amino-acid sequence MQRASLLLLRISLGGLMVYWGIDKLINVTHGITVAQKFYGGAAVATVPMQAFGALQVVLGVAVILGVGRRVSYPALLLVTGTTLLAVWKSIVDPFKLVVEGGNLIFYPSLIIFAAAVVLLAFRAADTLALDARRRRA